Part of the Salvelinus fontinalis isolate EN_2023a chromosome 1, ASM2944872v1, whole genome shotgun sequence genome is shown below.
AGCTTGTAGGCTAGGTGTGGCCTGGAGTGACCCGGGGAGCAGTAAGTATACCTGGGCAGATTGGCGGCTCCCTCCTGCCCTGAACTGTCGTGCTGAGAGGTTCTTCATTCACAAAATCAAACAAGCCATTAAGGAGACAAGCAAGCAAGCATAAAACCAACAACGTACACCAGAGAATTCAGGCAATCAGGATTCTATACTACTGCAGTAGATCAGTAGAAAACAAACTGGGCATCACGACGACACCCATGTTAATATCATTGCCAGTGTAAAAACGAGTGGGAGTGTGTGTAAGTCTATCTTGAGACAGGTGTGTCAGATAAGGTGACCTTGAGCATCATGGACCCCCTTACTCACCTGTCAGATCCAAGCAGGCTGAAGATCCGCGTGTTATCAGAGATCTCCTGGGTGATCTGGGGTGGAGACGGATCATATTCAAACACATACAACAGAATTAAATGGTTTCAAGTTGCAAACAGAACCGGGATTGAacattgttttttaaaataaacCCTCCGTGGACACAAACAGACAACTAACACTGCTCTCAGCTTACCTCATTGGTCTTGAAACTCCGCCCTTGCATGCCATGCCTCCAAAATGCCAGAACGCTATCTTGGAGACACACTGCAAAGACATGTGGGTTTTACACTGAACCATAAAAAGCACAAATAGGAGGTGAGACAAATGCTTCACGGGAAAAACGTTCTCAGGGTATTGAATTATCTTTCTGCATAGAGCTCTATACACAGATGGAAATATCCAACTTTAGCACAACAGAACCGTCTCTGaaacaaataaataatatttaaaaATGATATTAAAAAAATAACCCTGTCTTTGGTTTCTTTGGGCTGGGTAGAAGTGTGAATGACGTGGTTATGGAAACGTACCTATCGCCTCGATCTGGAAGTTAAACGTCAGCTCAGCAGACAACTTCCTGCTTGACTTCAACCTTCCTTGTAGGTTCACTATCTTTATACACCCTGATCACAGGAAAGAGTTCATCCATAATAGTTGCAGTAACATATTCATAAGTTGGAATTTCTACTTTGAGTGAGAAGAAGATAATTTGGGTTAGTTCAGCGAATGGTGGGGGTAAAACGTACTGTCCAGACAAACTAAGATGGTGTCCCTCTCCAACTGGGTGACGTGGATGACACAAGTCTGGGGCGTATCTGAGTGGACAGAAAAACATCTCATCATCAAGAACAATCAATGTCCTAATGAAGATAATCATCATCATGGTTGCGACCACGTGCCACTGACCAGCCTCTGTGAACCAGGAGGAGGTTGAGTTGGGGTTGACGGTGCCGAAGCGGACCACTTGACTGAGCTCCATGCCCTTGCTGACAGCCACACAGATGAGCGGGTACTGCTGATCCGGCACCACCAGCATCTCAAACACCTCCAGGGGACAGGGCAGGGGGAAGTCGATGTTCTacaggagagaccagaggagataGATCAAGCATCCTGTTACACAAGAAATCCCCCATTATCATGTACAGACAGGAATAATTTGCAACGTTAGCATGCTATTTTAGCTAATCGCATCAGCTTTCCATAACAGGACTGTGTTAAGTTTATCCAAACATGAAAGGTCCCATTCTAACCCTTTACATGGTCAGTCCGCCCCAGAAGGACCTGAACCGAACGCTGATTTACCTTGATGAGCATAAACTTCTGCATGGGCTCCACCCACTCCAGCAGAACCACACTGGACTGGAACGCGCCACACAGGTACTTGTGACCCGTGTAGGGATTCCTcactgcacacaaacacacacattcaaggTCTCTCACAACTCTCTCTCTGAACTCTGAGCTATACTCTATCAAAAACGATGTCTTGTGCATTATTTCAGAACTATCCTCAACTTCTCTTATTCAGTTGTACCGTACGTGAAGAACAACGCCATGCAGCAGTTGATaatacatttagcagacgctatcATCCAAAGTCTGCTTACATTTTTATATGGGTGAACCACACTCATGTGCACTTACCCACGCAGCACTTTTGGCACCCTTTTGTGTCTGGAATCTTATTGGATATGGCAAATTTCCTATGAGGATCATAAGGAACAAGAAATGCCTTTTCTACATATCATCTAAAAAACCTCAAGTTCAAACCCAAATGAATGAAGAGGCCTTCGATATCCTACCTTGGAATCATTTTGTCTGGGAGTTTGTGTGTGGGAATGGCCATGGGTAACTTCTGCATTTGCCGGGCATGCTCAAATAGACCAGCTACGTTATGAGAGTAGAGCTGGGAGGCTTTTCCTGAAAGCAATAACAAAAGCATATTTTCAGATAGACTTCTATACCTTTAAAGAGCAATTTATGACACAGTAAAGAAAAAGAGAAAAGGTCTGCCTTCAAAACACACTTCACGTGGTAAGATTATATCTTCAGAAGGGCCAGACATGTTTTAAACAAAGAAATTCCTGCCGCCAAATTTTACAAAGTCAAGGTTTTAAAGGCAAGTGCCTCTCTTCAATGTGAACCTTTTTTTTGGCAGAGAAATGTCAAACACAGCAAAACCATTACTAGATACAGAACAAACAACAAAAGTAAGACAGCACAGGTCCAAGATGGTCTTACCAGATATAGAGAGCAGGCAGTTGTTCATAACATAAAGCCAAGTGCACCGGCGGGGAAAGAGCTGGGGACAGACGGGGATGGAGAGAGCCAATGAAGAGTTGATAACAACATTCACAATCCTCCATTGAAGAAACAAAATATAGAAACCTTCAACCAGAACAAACCTGCTCCATGGACGTCTCGTGTAGTTCGTTCAGGTTTAAAGTGTAGATTCCCTCCTCGGCACCAAATATCAAATATTGGTCTGAAACGACGACGAAACAAAGAGCCTTTTAGTCATGCTCATCCAAATAATCGTCTTGGCAACGATTCCTGTAATAAGCCATGACAATAAAGATGTACCAAAAAGTGAAACTACGTGGTTTTTCCCAAGTTTCCTACCTCTGGTGTCTGGGTTGATCCAGGACGTGGCACAGTGGATTTTCAACGGGCAGCCGTTGAACACCTTGGAGAAACAGGCCCCCATCTGAGCAGCAAGGAGAATGGAGGTGGGGAAATTGGAGGGAAGCCAAACATAACACATTTTTCTTCAAAGCTCTCGTCTTGAAAGCTTTATCTGAGGGGGCAAACCCCTATTTTACATTGGTTCATAAGATCATGGTGTGTCTGTAGAGAAGGAATCATACTCACATGGACCTTGGGTGTGGGTGGGAGGCCATTACTGATAGGCTTCTGAAAAAAGTGGGAGACGCATAAAGAGCGAGACAGATAAGGTCGATGATCACTGGACCACATTCGTTTTAGACGAATGGTCGCTGATGAACGGCTTTAACAACAATAATCAGTGTGGCGATGCCCTAGTGTGAAAGGAAAGGGAATGTATTGAAACGTCATTGTTAATAAGGTGAGTGTGTGGGATCAGGTGGCATTACCGTAATGTCCTTCTTGTCTTTCCGTATGGGGACACTAGGGGGCATGGTGGACTGCCTCTCAGTagcactgtccttctctccatTCTGGTGAGAGTTCAATCCATTACCTGCAGCGGGAAACATGTTTATGACACACAtcttggtgtgtgtttgtgtgtgtgtgtgtgtgtgtgtgtgtgtgtgtggatgtgtgtgtgtgtgtgtgtgtgagagagttctACACATGCAGTATATGCTGGAATCTAATCACTGCTAATCAATAATGGAGTATGTTTTGATGGGATTACAACAGTAATCAAACTAAGTGATTCGACCGTGCTAACACACTGAACAGAGAATGCATTCCCAACGCTTAATTACATTCAGAGAGTTGGATTACATTTTGATTGCCTCACTGAGAACATGATGTCAACGATGGGAGGAGGCGGCTGGATTTTGGTGACAGACAGGGTTACATGACTGCAGCAACAACAGTGCACTATGTagatctacagacagacagaagaaaggaggaagggaaggaaggatggGGCGCGAGACTCTACGAACGCTGATTGATGGGAATAACAACCAATCAGGGAAGGGTGATAGGCTATGGAGCTACCGATTGGCCGGCCttactctcatcctcctcctccaacacctCTTCCAACTCCTCTTCTGTGTGCGGGGCGTGAAGCCACTCCCAGAAATGCCTAAAGCTCCCATCATCATTCCCCTCGGGCTCTGAACCAGCCTGGCTCTGTGTGCTCTCGTTACCTAGGCTACTGCGTCTGTGGGGGGGCAGGCGTGGAGGTGGAGGGCGTGGGGGTACGTTTGAGGAGGAGGTTCGGGCAGGGCTCTCGGGTACGGGGCAGCGCTTGATGGTCCCCCCTCCATCATCCTCTCCCTGGGACGGGCTCTCCTGGGGCAGACAGATGGACTTGGgctggagggagagaaagtgagacaagaccgagaaagagagacagaaacagacagagagcgagagagagtgagagcgcgagacacacacagagagagagaaagagagagagacacagagagaaagagacagagagagagagagagacacacacagagagagaaagagagagagagagagagagagagacacacagagcgagagagacacacagagcgagagagacacacagagagagagagacagagagagagagagagagacacacagagagagagagacacacagagagagagagacagagagagagagagacagagagagacagagagagagagagacagagagagagagagacagagagagagagagacagagtgtgagagagagagacagagtgtgagagagagagacacagagagagagagacagagagagagagagacagagtgtgagagagagagacagagtgtgagagagagagacacagagagagagagacagagagagagagacagagagagagagacagagagagagagagacagagagagagagagacagagtgtgagagagagagagacacaaacagagagagagagagagagagacacacagagagagaaagagagaaacagagagagagacacagagagagacacagagagagagagagacacacagagcgagagagacacacagagagagagagacagagagagagagagacacacagagagagagagacacagagagagagagacagagagagagagagacagagagagagagagacagagagagagagagacagagagagagagagacagagagagagagacagagagagagagacagagagagagagacagagagacagagagagagagagacagagagagagagagacagagtgtgagagagagagagtgtgagagagagagagacacaaacagagagagagagagagagacacacagagagagaaagagagaaacagagagagagacacagagagagacacagagagagagagagagagagacacaaacagagagagagagagagagagagagagagacacatagagagagagacacatagagagagagacacagagagaaagagagaaacagagagagagacacagagacacacagagagaaagagagaaacagagagagaaacagagagagagacagagagacagagagacagagagacagagagacagagagacagagagacagagagacagagagacagagagagagagagagagagagagagacacagagagagagacagagaccgacacagaaacagagagagagagggacagaagacacacacagagagagagagagagagagagagagagagagagagagagacagagccgacacagaaacagagagagagagggacagagagagagacacacacacacacacacacacacacacacagagagagaaagagagacacagaaagaaagagagagacacagagagaaagacacagagagagagacagagagagacaaacacagatagagagagagaaacagagagacacagagagatggagagagagacacagaaacagagagagagacagagagagacacacagagagagagagatagagagagagagagagagagagagagagagagagagagacacagaaacggagcgagagagacacaaacacagagagagacacagaaagagagagacagagagacacacacagagagtgagagagagacacacacacacacacacagagagaaacagagagagagaaagagagacaaagaaagagagagagaaagagtgagagagagagacacacacacacacagataaacagacAACAAACAACTCTGAATTTAGCTTGAGGGTCCGTTCCACTAAGTAGAAGTCTCTGATTATGACCCAAAACGCTGCAGTATGATAATATGCTAGTGGTCCTACCTTGGGGGGCAGTGGGGGTGGGACTTTGGGCCTCATGATGGTACTGTGTTTGCTTGAGGAAGAGATTGAGGTGGGTTAGGTTTGTTAGATAGTGGCAAGGTTCCACACAGACAGttataaaacatgtttttcaaaaaaagtgttaacacagtgtcacaTTGCAGAGTGACGGGCAAATAAACCCAGGAGTGTCTAATATCACACAACGCAGTGTTAAACAACAGACAAGTGTTGGACAAGACAACAAATAGGTGTCTGTCAACCACCACCAGTCAAAGGACACCATCAGTCAACTTACACCATATGTTAGCATTTCCTTGAACAGGATATCCCAAAGGCCCAATGTAATGTGTAGGTACAGTCTGATTCAATCAGTAACCACCATCAACCCCTCAATCATGACGGACATAGACATGGCACCATTCAAATGGAGTAACAAGTTTAAGTCGCCAGGAGAGAAGACAAACCTCAGAGTGGCACTAGAGTTAAACAGGTGGGAAGGGTTAAACCAAGAGGGTTGGGAGGACCCCGAGACAACTATAGCGACAGAGGGGTGACGATACAAGCAGAGAGAACCACACATCGGGAGCAGATGGCAAACGGGCAGTaaagagcacacacacatacaccgagATCAGCAAGCATGTAAGCAGGTGGCACAGAATGATGAACACACACCAGGAAACAGATAAGGAATGGCAGGGGGCGACGCACAGTTGGTGAGCACTGAACCCAAACATGACAACGGTTCATCGTCTCACAGACGTAAGCAAATGGGAGCCCAGTTAGCCAGACTGCTTAGGGGAAGCAACCTGAAATGCATCAGAACCTTTTCCATAGTTCTGCTCTAATGTAGCTAATGAGAGAGTCCAAAGCTCAAAGTGAACTGTGGGAGGGAAGCAGGGCTACCGGAGgcgcagagaaagacagagacagggtaTTTGGTAAGGGAGGGAGAAGCAGGGGCGTGATGGTGGGGCGGAGAAAGACTGAGACAGGGTATTGGTAAGGGAGGGAGAAGCAGGGGCGTGATGGTGgggcagagaaagacagagacagggtaTTGGTAAGGGAGGGAGAAGCAGGGGCGTGATGGTGGGGCAGAGAAAGACTGAGACAGGGTATTGGTAAGGGAGGGAGAAGCAGGGGCGTGATggtggggcagagagagacagagacagggtatTTGGTGAGGGAGAAGCAGGGGCGTGATGGCGGGGcagagaaagacaaagacagGGTATTTGGTAAGGGAGGGACAAGCAGGGGCGTGATGGTGGGGCAGAGAAAGACTGAGACAGGGTATTGGTAAGGGAGGGAGAAGCAGGGGCGTGATGgcggggcagagagagacagagacagggtatTGGTAAGGGAGGGAGAAGCAGGGGCGTGATGGCGGGGCAGAGAAAGACTGAGACAGGGTATTGGtaagggagggagaggcaggggcgTGATGGTGGGGCAGAGAAAGACTGACAGGGTATTGGTAAGGGAGGGAGGAGCAGGGGCGTGATGGTGgggcagagaaagacagacagggtattggtaAGGGAGGGAGAAGCAGGGGCGTGATGGTGGGGCAGAGAAAGATGGAGACAGGGTATTTGGTAAGGGAGGGACAAGCAGGGGCGTGATGGTGgggcagagaaagacagagacagggtaTTGGTAAGGGAGGGACAAGCAGGGGCGTGATGGTGGGGCAGAGAAAGATGGAGACAAGGTATTTGGTAAGGGAGGGAGAAGCAGGGGCGTGATGGTGGGGCAGAGAAAGATGGAGACAAGGTATTTGGTAAGGGAGGGAGAAGCAGGGGCGTGATGGTGGGGCAGAGAAAGATGGAGACAGGGTATTGGTAAGGGAGGGAGAAGCAGGGGCGTGATGGTGGGGCAGAGAAAGATGGAGACAGGGTATTGGTAAGGGAGGGAGAAGCAGGGGCGTGATGGTGGGGCAGAGAAAGATGGAGACAGGGTATTGGTAGGGAGGGAGAAGCAGGGGCGTGATGGTGGGGCAGAGAAAGATGGAGACAAGGTATTTGGTAagggagagagaagcaggggCGTGATGGTGGGGCAGAGAAAGATGGAGACAGGGTATTGGTAAGGGAGGGAGAAGCAGGGGCGTGATGGTGGGGCAGAGAAAGATGGAGACAAGGTATTTGGTAAGGGAGGGAGAAGCAGGGGCGTGATGGTGGGGCATGCGGCATGAAGATGCGTGAATGAAACTGGAGAGGTAGCCTTCATTCTTCCCCCTCAGAGAGGGCGGCTAGACTAGCAGACGAGAAGGACTTACTGTTGAgtttcatcaccatcatcaccaccatcatcatcggGCTCTAAATGTGTCATGTGACCCCTGAGGAGAAGGAGATagattgggagggggggggggctcagtgGGACTCACAGCAACAGGGAAAGTCAGAGCTGCTCTCCTCTTTCACCCACTGGGAGGAGGAGACACTGGGGGAAATTAACTCCACTACATTACTAACAGAACTAACTACATAAAAAGGTAGAGTTTAAAGAACTACATGGCTATAGAACTGAACCAGACAGAAATAGTGCTAACTAAACCTAAATGCTGTATTATGCTAATTTTACTCATCTTACTTATAGGGCTTGGGGATTTCACTACACACTAACAGGAGAAGGTGTAGACTAAGCCATTAAGTCAGTGTATAAGCCATGCTTTGTCAAAGTGCAGTGTCTAGTGATCACACAGCGAAGCCTGTCCAGTTTGTAAGCACTGAACAGCAATGGACAAAACAAAGCAGAGTCAAACCATAACGGCAGCAGTCAGAGCAGATTAGCTTTGCGTGACACTGATTGGCTGGATTAGTCCTGCGTTAACACTGATTGGCTGATGGGGGGGGCGGGGGTGGTTAGGGCGCGTCCGCGAATCAAATACCAGAGCGGTTGGAGGTGGAGCCCTGAGGGGCGTGGCCTAACTCACCTCTGCTTAAGCTCCTCCTCCACTGATTTGAGAAGACTCCTGTCGGAAAACGAGTGGAATGAACAAGGGAGAAGTgaagaagagaggggaaagaaaATAACTCTGACAGAATCGCACATGACATGAGTAAAGGCTCTCCCTCTCAGAGGGGGGGTTGACCTAAATTAACATGGCATTCTTTAAGGCTACAGGgcaaaaacacatggaaaccacagaCGATACATTCAGCGTGTTGGCGTGTGTGAGAGTACGTGAGTTTCATCACAGCTGAGCGGACATCACAACCCATCCAACATTGACCTTAGCTACTGAAAGCTGTACACTCACCGGGGATGTGTGAAGCTGTCAGGTCAGCTGTGTGTAGGCAACAGTGTTTGGTACGCAGGTGGGCGTGAATGACAGTGAAGTGGAGAATATAAAACCCTATGAGGCTGTGCAGTGAGAGAAGGGCGAAGGAATGTggacatcaactgttcagggaTCAAATAACAGCAAATCTGATAGGTGTATTGAGTTGAGTGGCTTCTCAATATCCTCTCGCCTGATTTATTCCATACACTTATGAAAACACACCATCTATCATTCCATCCGGTTTACGGAGCACATCCTTCTAAATACACATGGTTTAAGCAGCAGCGAGTCTTGTCTCTTGCCAtttcacacacacagtgcttaCAGCGCACTTCTTCTGAGCCGAGCTGCGTTCCAGGAAAGGTGTCATGAATAAATGATCAGACGCCTTTCTCTTGACAGGAAGCCACCTCTCAGTACCACACCACCATCTGCTAGGGCTAATCTCTTTGTACAGAtaagacaagaggagagggggaggccaAGGCAGGGAGATCGGGGGAGGTGAGGAGaattgatcggctatgaaaagccaactgacatttactcctgaggtgctgacctgtggcaccctcgacaactactgtgattattattatttgaccatgctggtcatttatgaacatcttggccatgttctgttataatctccacccggcacagccagaagaggactggccactcctcatagcctggttcctctctaggtttcttcctaggttttggcctttctagggagtttttcctagccactatgcttctacacctgtattgcttgctgtttggggttttaggctgggtttctgtacagcactttgagatatcagctgatgtacgaagggctatataaataaatttgatttgagagaaggagagaggagagctggagaggcaaggggaagagatgaagagaggagggagatagggaatagggaagggggaggaaaggcggagagagggaggaacagacgtGGAAACCCAGAATGAGTGACTTACTTGTTTCGTCCCATTAGGCTTGGAGATTCCTGTCCATACTCCAGTTGAAGGTCCTAGAGAGATACACATATCAAAATGACATCGTTGTTTCTGaaacacaatgacacacacacaatgtggaaAGTTACCATGTCTGAGGTTACCTACTGTACGGCATCAACTATTTTAGagcggagacacacacacacacacacacacctaaaaacACTTAGAGAGAAGGCAGAGACTGGTGTAACCTCAGTGACTCCCAGGCCACATCGATGACACTCATGAGCAGGCCATACAGGACATTACAGGACCTTGACTAGATGAGAGTAACACCCTTTGGGCTGGCAGACAGAGCGCCCACAGAGAGCCGAGgacactacaggtcagaggtcaccaCTGCTGTTGCTTAGAGAAACACCGCTTCGATTTACGATAGATGTTTCTAACGTGCAAGTGTGATAAACGTTAAGGGATAGGACAGCATTATGCACTATGGATCTGCAACAAGTAGACCAACAACCGTTCAGTGGGTGCTTATATTTCTCCTATTGTACAAGTGTATGCATATGTGAACTGGAAATTGTATATTTCTTTGCATATCCCTCAGAGAACGGAGACCAGGGTCTGCCGTTAGCAACGGCAACCCCGGAgacagttactggcccaacgctccaaccGCTAGGACACATGTCGTCCATGGCTAGATGAACCTGAATGACATGAATGGAAACCATCAACGCTATGTGAAGGTGTAGCAGTGCACGCGGCCATACAGAGGCATCTCAGCACAACTAGCTGCAAAGGTATGGGCGAAGGGCGGGTTTCACGGTATGTGTGCGTGCGCACTGCAGCAATGCGGCTGACTTTACTGAACACTGTTATTGGCTGACACTGCGGGTCCATCAGCTCAGTGGACATATTGATTTTCCAGTGAGGATATAGATACCTGTATTCCCCCTTCACAACCAAGTGACCGATCCTGACTCCTATAGGCGAACGCACCGCAAACTGACACGTCCATACTACATTGAGCCGGCGAGAGCTCGGCTAGCATATTCTTACTTATGCTGACAAACTGCCATATCCTGCTGCCTCGCGTCACATCAATACATTCCCCAGTATGGATATGTGACAAAGGAACAAGAGGTCTAAGTTTAACGGTGTCTGAGTCAGCGATAATATTTGGGCAGGAGGAGACAGCGGGGGACTGGTGATGGCAGCTTAGGGCTTGATCTGGTCCCACTAACAGGCCACCGACTCAGGGGTCCAAGTCAGTCACACATGTTTTCCCCAAGGTGGTTCATCCACCCATATGCTGTCCAGAGATATCACTCTCCCTAAATCCCTCCAGACATCCCTTTAATCCCTCCATTCCACTCCCTCTTGAAATTGTTTTCTTCCATCCCTTACACCCCCCCAGAGCCTTCGATGTGCTGGTGAGGTCTAACAGGTTGTGTGGCTGAAGGCTATACAGTAAAAACATAAGACAGGCATAACAACGAAAGACACCAGCCAATGAGGCGAAGACAGCTTCACAGACGCAAATGAACAAACAGTTACTGACATCCAATAAACGTAGACACTGAAAAGAAACATGAACGAGACAGGAAAAGGGCCAACTGAAAGAGGACGGTTAAGCGTTACGAAGCAGAGAGATGACCCagaaggagaaatggagagatgaggaaaatACCAGATTAGATCTCGCAGTGTAGTACAGCTCTTCTGCACAGTCCAAAAACGGGTCAGAGTCAGGCTGTTCAGCAGGCAGAATGAGAAAGTCCCGTTAATTCAAAAGTTCATGCCATCCAATCAGAGAAAGGGATTAAAGcacaggagaggaggatgggtaagagaggtagggagtgagggatgagagtggaggggagagaatAGGGGTGGCCATGCATGCCGTGTGTTAACCCTGCACTGAAACATCAGCAAGAGGTGCAGGGAGATAGATCACGTGGATGACTTGAGATATGCAGTATTTGTGAGCGTGATTTAAAACTGTAGCAGTCTCAACTAAGGGGGCCTGTCCACAAGGTTGTCACCTACACACAGGGTTCAGCCACAGTAGTATCAGTGGGACACTGCAGGACCAGGTTACTCACCGGCTCATGATGGGGctctgtctccttcctcagcGGAGGGTCAAACTTCACCTGGCCAACTGGGGGTGGGGGAAGAAAGAGCGATCGAGAGAGATACAATTAtagagtggggagggagagatagaggtaggggAGAAGTCAaagaaagaggaagggagggaaagagagaggaacatcAGCCATGTACTCTAGAAAGAAACATTAACCTGTCAGAGTCGACTGGTGTTCTAGTAGGATTTCAAGTTTAACTGTGCAGCTGCAGGTTAGAGATAGATGAGTGAGAGTGCTGAGGTGCTTTAacaggggtatgtgtgtgtgtgtgtgtctctgtggtcCTTCACAGCATGGTTTGAGGAGCCATTAATCTATGGAAGCTGAAAAACATAGATTATACTCATGCCAATGTTAATCCTGACAGACAGAGGTTAACTAAAGTACGATTACCATGAACTCGCAGAGAATTTAATGTGCCAGTCCCTCCACAAACCACAGATTAAGCACAGTGCCAGAAATAGCAGACTGGGATAAAACTGAATACACCATAGCCACAGACTGAACTGAATCCGGACGATTCACAAACTAAGCATGATTTGTA
Proteins encoded:
- the LOC129858798 gene encoding mitogen-activated protein kinase kinase kinase kinase 3-like isoform X1, translated to MNSCVDLSRRNPQEDFELIQRIGSGTYGDVYKARNVNTGELAAIKVIKLEPVIMNSPTGEDFEVVQQEIIMMKDCKHSNIVAYFGSYLRRDKLWISMEYCGGGSLQDIYHVTGPLSESQIAYMSRETLQGLYYLHNKGKMHRDIKGANILLTDNGYVKLADFGVSAQITATLAKRKSFIGTPYWMAPEVAAVERKGGYNQLCDIWAVGITAIELAELQPPMFDLHPMRALFLMTKSNFQPPKLKDKVKWGNNFHHFVKLSLTKNTKKRPTAEKLLQHPFVSQPLSRTLAIELLDKSNNPDHTTYNDFDDDDPEPESPVSVPHRIRSTSRSTREGKTLSEINFGQVKFDPPLRKETEPHHEPPDSDPFLDCAEELYYTARSNLDLQLEYGQESPSLMGRNKSLLKSVEEELKQRGHMTHLEPDDDGGDDGDETQHKHSTIMRPKVPPPLPPKPKSICLPQESPSQGEDDGGGTIKRCPVPESPARTSSSNVPPRPPPPRLPPHRRSSLGNESTQSQAGSEPEGNDDGSFRHFWEWLHAPHTEEELEEVLEEEDESNGLNSHQNGEKDSATERQSTMPPSVPIRKDKKDITKPISNGLPPTPKVHMGACFSKVFNGCPLKIHCATSWINPDTRDQYLIFGAEEGIYTLNLNELHETSMEQLFPRRCTWLYVMNNCLLSISGKASQLYSHNVAGLFEHARQMQKLPMAIPTHKLPDKMIPRKFAISNKIPDTKGCQKCCVVRNPYTGHKYLCGAFQSSVVLLEWVEPMQKFMLIKNIDFPLPCPLEVFEMLVVPDQQYPLICVAVSKGMELSQVVRFGTVNPNSTSSWFTEADTPQTCVIHVTQLERDTILVCLDRCIKIVNLQGRLKSSRKLSAELTFNFQIEAIVCLQDSVLAFWRHGMQGRSFKTNEITQEISDNTRIFSLLGSDRTSQHDSSGQEGAANLPRYTYCSPGHSRPHLAYKLSDPWMSPVGTLDFIPSVCVCVGGGGTGTLMLQFCLNPLVWSL
- the LOC129858798 gene encoding mitogen-activated protein kinase kinase kinase kinase 3-like isoform X5, which produces MNSCVDLSRRNPQEDFELIQRIGSGTYGDVYKARNVNTGELAAIKVIKLEPGEDFEVVQQEIIMMKDCKHSNIVAYFGSYLRRDKLWISMEYCGGGSLQDIYHVTGPLSESQIAYMSRETLQGLYYLHNKGKMHRDIKGANILLTDNGYVKLADFGVSAQITATLAKRKSFIGTPYWMAPEVAAVERKGGYNQLCDIWAVGITAIELAELQPPMFDLHPMRALFLMTKSNFQPPKLKDKVKWGNNFHHFVKLSLTKNTKKRPTAEKLLQHPFVSQPLSRTLAIELLDKSNNPDHTTYNDFDDDDPEPESPVSVPHRIRSTSRSTREGKTLSEINFGQVKFDPPLRKETEPHHEPDLQLEYGQESPSLMGRNKSLLKSVEEELKQRGHMTHLEPDDDGGDDGDETQHKHSTIMRPKVPPPLPPKPKSICLPQESPSQGEDDGGGTIKRCPVPESPARTSSSNVPPRPPPPRLPPHRRSSLGNESTQSQAGSEPEGNDDGSFRHFWEWLHAPHTEEELEEVLEEEDESNGLNSHQNGEKDSATERQSTMPPSVPIRKDKKDITKPISNGLPPTPKVHMGACFSKVFNGCPLKIHCATSWINPDTRDQYLIFGAEEGIYTLNLNELHETSMEQLFPRRCTWLYVMNNCLLSISGKASQLYSHNVAGLFEHARQMQKLPMAIPTHKLPDKMIPRKFAISNKIPDTKGCQKCCVVRNPYTGHKYLCGAFQSSVVLLEWVEPMQKFMLIKNIDFPLPCPLEVFEMLVVPDQQYPLICVAVSKGMELSQVVRFGTVNPNSTSSWFTEADTPQTCVIHVTQLERDTILVCLDRCIKIVNLQGRLKSSRKLSAELTFNFQIEAIVCLQDSVLAFWRHGMQGRSFKTNEITQEISDNTRIFSLLGSDRTSQHDSSGQEGAANLPRYTYCSPGHSRPHLAYKLSDPWMSPVGTLDFIPSVCVCVGGGGTGTLMLQFCLNPLVWSL